In Topomyia yanbarensis strain Yona2022 chromosome 2, ASM3024719v1, whole genome shotgun sequence, one DNA window encodes the following:
- the LOC131680109 gene encoding uncharacterized protein LOC131680109, with protein MLKVDESDRNQIFDWCSDNEICWKFIPPRAPHFGGLWEAAVKSAKTHLLKAIGNVNVAYEDMLTLLAQIEMCLNSRPLTPLQDDPSDIEVLTPGHFLVGSNLQAVPKVDLKETPDNRLNYWELAQKRFQTI; from the coding sequence ATGCTGAAGGTCGATGAGTCTGATCGGAATCAGATCTTCGACTGGTGCTCCGACAACGAAATTTGCTGGAAATTCATCCCACCTCGAGCACCACACTTTGGCGGTCTATGGGAGGCTGCAGTGAAGTCAGCGAAAACACACCTGCTGAAGGCAATCGGCAACGTGAACGTTGCGTACGAGGACATGCTCACACTGCTGGCGCAGATAGAGATGTGCCTCAATTCTCGTCCGCTGACTCCACTGCAGGACGATCCGTCCGATATCGAGGTCCTTACGCCAGGACATTTCCTCGTCGGGAGCAATCTCCAAGCTGTTCCGAAAGTTGATCTGAAGGAGACTCCTGACAATCGCTTGAACTACTGGGAATTGGCCCAGAAACGGTTCCAGACAATTTAG